A genome region from Akkermansiaceae bacterium includes the following:
- a CDS encoding terpene cyclase/mutase family protein, which produces MSIHAHLSEEAQARLNAQKRNSTISSIVISILVIVLIALILGIFMLPNILKETPTIVTYAASLSEENEQQVKKVNNQIQRKPSAPSSSMTKVIAANTVSPTAIPVPEIDVVTPNADFGDGEDFGGGWGDGGDGGGAGGFAGIPATMRSRCSKEDRLARLKETGGTIQGEEAVVKTLDWLQSKQNADGSWDTTHPVAMTGFAILVYLGHCETPLSEKYGETVLKGITYLVNNGLKNDGRLTNKDLNSIQWVYDHGIATYALAESYTFCKTLNVKIPDLDTVTKKAGDIIMQGQGESGGWVYKFESTNSGDNSVGFWQIQALKACKHTGLWTESKFKSTIRDALGWLEKVQGNDGAIGYRNDSSRSPGLTGGGVLAFQMWDKGSSNAARKGIKWIVDNEKFKWGDESANLYYHYYHAQAMMNHGGREWDDYNNMFRDELIKAQSPDGSWTQGGIKHGPINTHMATCMAALMLEVYYRFLPGTGSK; this is translated from the coding sequence ATGAGTATCCACGCACACCTCAGCGAAGAAGCACAAGCGCGCCTGAACGCACAGAAGCGCAATTCCACGATCTCATCCATCGTGATCTCCATCCTGGTCATCGTGCTCATCGCCCTCATCCTGGGCATTTTCATGCTGCCAAATATCCTCAAGGAAACCCCGACCATCGTTACCTACGCCGCATCCCTCAGCGAGGAGAACGAGCAGCAGGTGAAAAAGGTCAACAACCAGATCCAGCGCAAGCCCTCCGCCCCGAGCAGCTCGATGACCAAGGTCATCGCTGCGAACACCGTCTCCCCCACTGCGATCCCCGTGCCCGAGATCGACGTGGTCACTCCCAACGCCGATTTCGGCGACGGTGAGGACTTCGGCGGCGGTTGGGGCGATGGCGGCGACGGCGGCGGCGCCGGAGGTTTCGCTGGCATACCCGCCACCATGCGCAGCCGTTGTTCCAAGGAAGACCGCCTCGCAAGGCTCAAGGAAACCGGCGGCACCATACAAGGCGAGGAGGCTGTCGTGAAAACTCTCGACTGGCTCCAATCCAAGCAGAATGCGGACGGCAGCTGGGACACCACCCACCCCGTTGCCATGACAGGCTTCGCCATCCTTGTTTACCTCGGCCACTGCGAGACGCCGCTTTCCGAAAAATACGGCGAAACCGTCCTCAAGGGCATCACCTACCTCGTCAACAACGGCCTTAAGAACGATGGTAGGCTCACCAACAAGGATCTCAATTCCATCCAGTGGGTCTATGACCACGGCATCGCCACCTACGCCCTCGCCGAGTCCTACACCTTCTGCAAAACCCTCAACGTCAAGATCCCCGATCTTGATACCGTCACCAAGAAAGCAGGCGACATCATCATGCAAGGCCAAGGCGAAAGCGGTGGTTGGGTCTACAAGTTCGAATCCACCAACAGCGGAGACAACTCCGTCGGTTTCTGGCAGATCCAGGCGCTCAAAGCCTGCAAGCACACCGGCCTGTGGACTGAGAGCAAGTTCAAGTCCACCATCCGCGACGCGCTCGGCTGGCTCGAGAAGGTCCAGGGCAATGACGGAGCCATCGGCTATCGCAACGATTCGAGCAGGAGCCCCGGCCTCACCGGCGGCGGCGTGCTCGCCTTCCAGATGTGGGACAAGGGCAGCTCCAACGCGGCGCGCAAAGGCATCAAGTGGATCGTGGATAACGAGAAATTCAAATGGGGCGATGAAAGTGCCAACCTCTACTACCATTACTATCACGCCCAGGCCATGATGAACCATGGAGGCAGGGAATGGGACGACTACAACAACATGTTCCGCGACGAGCTCATCAAGGCACAGAGTCCGGACGGCTCCTGGACCCAGGGAGGAATCAAGCACGGCCCGATCAACACCCACATGGCAACCTGCATGGCGGCGCTGATGCTCGAGGTCTATTACCGCTTCTTGCCCGGCACCGGCTCCAAGTGA
- a CDS encoding terpene cyclase/mutase family protein, which produces MSIHAHLSEEAQARLNAQKRNSTVSSIVISALAVVLIFLVLGIFLLPPILEPYKPGVTWVPGEKAEPDIERPKVKTSLRQNPSPPSHTMTKVLVANTASLTAIPVPDTIVGTPSVDFGDGDDFGDFNGDSDGPGGGPEFTKLDPRFGKRCSKEDRLARLQETGGTIEGEEAVVKSLQWLKATQNPDGSWTGDHPVAMTGFALLVYLGHCETPLSEEYGETVLRGITYLVNKGLEKDGRLTEKDLDSIQWVYDHGIATYALAESYTFCKALNVKIPELDTVTKKAGDIIMQGQGNSGGWVYKFESTESGDNSVGFWQIQALKACKHTGLWTDSKFRPAIRNALAWLGKVQGKDGAIGYRANPAQSPGLTGGGVLAFQMWDEGRSREARDGIKWIAENAKFGWGDESANLYYHYYHAQAMINHGGKQWEGYNNMFRDKLIKAQNPDGSWTQGGIKHGPINVHMSTCMAALMLEVYYRFLPGTGGK; this is translated from the coding sequence ATGAGCATCCATGCACACCTCAGCGAAGAGGCGCAAGCCCGACTCAATGCGCAGAAGCGCAACTCGACGGTCTCCTCGATCGTGATCTCAGCCCTCGCCGTCGTCCTCATTTTCCTCGTGCTGGGGATTTTCCTGCTGCCCCCAATCCTAGAGCCATACAAACCGGGTGTTACCTGGGTGCCGGGCGAAAAAGCGGAGCCGGATATCGAAAGGCCAAAGGTGAAAACCTCATTGCGCCAGAATCCCTCGCCGCCGAGCCATACGATGACCAAGGTATTGGTCGCGAACACAGCCTCACTTACGGCGATCCCCGTACCTGATACCATCGTTGGCACCCCGAGTGTCGATTTCGGCGATGGAGATGACTTCGGCGACTTCAACGGAGACAGCGACGGCCCCGGAGGCGGGCCTGAATTTACCAAGCTCGATCCCCGTTTTGGCAAGCGCTGCTCAAAGGAAGACCGTCTCGCCCGCTTGCAGGAAACAGGCGGCACCATCGAGGGCGAGGAAGCCGTGGTGAAATCCCTGCAGTGGCTCAAGGCGACGCAGAACCCGGACGGCAGTTGGACAGGCGATCACCCTGTCGCCATGACCGGTTTCGCGCTCCTCGTTTACCTCGGCCACTGCGAGACCCCACTCTCGGAAGAATACGGCGAGACCGTCCTCAGAGGCATCACCTACCTCGTGAACAAAGGACTGGAGAAAGACGGCAGGCTCACCGAAAAGGATCTCGACTCCATCCAATGGGTCTATGACCACGGCATCGCCACCTACGCCCTCGCCGAGTCCTACACCTTCTGCAAGGCACTCAATGTGAAGATCCCCGAGCTAGACACCGTCACCAAGAAAGCCGGCGACATCATCATGCAAGGCCAAGGAAACAGCGGCGGCTGGGTCTATAAGTTCGAGTCCACCGAAAGCGGGGACAACTCCGTGGGCTTCTGGCAAATCCAGGCGCTCAAGGCCTGCAAGCACACCGGCCTCTGGACTGACAGCAAGTTCAGGCCGGCCATCCGCAATGCGCTCGCCTGGCTGGGAAAAGTCCAGGGCAAGGACGGAGCCATCGGCTACCGGGCCAACCCCGCCCAAAGCCCCGGCCTCACCGGCGGCGGCGTGCTCGCCTTCCAGATGTGGGACGAAGGCCGCTCCAGGGAGGCCAGGGACGGCATCAAGTGGATCGCAGAGAACGCGAAGTTCGGGTGGGGCGATGAAAGCGCCAACCTCTACTACCACTACTACCACGCACAGGCCATGATCAACCACGGCGGCAAGCAGTGGGAAGGCTACAACAACATGTTCCGCGACAAGCTCATCAAGGCCCAGAACCCGGACGGATCCTGGACACAGGGCGGCATCAAGCACGGGCCCATCAATGTCCACATGTCAACCTGCATGGCGGCTCTGATGCTTGAGGTCTACTACCGTTTCCTGCCCGGAACCGGCGGGAAATGA
- a CDS encoding MBL fold metallo-hydrolase: MNPRFSNPWPHPKHGLRDVIRWKLGLGIREQARLPDAPDTPAPWAPLDPESIAGVPPSGWRAVWLGHASFLIQGCGLSLLIDPVFSNHCAPLPFPSLRRLIPPPCALGGLPRIDAVLLTHSHYDHLDLPTLRALGTGTPLLVSEGHGKWLRKKRFREVNEIAWHGSLPLTSGVKATATPAQHFTARSPFDRDQAHWCGWRIDSPEGSLWHAGDSGYCAGFRGIGETYGDVDFGMIPIGAYQPRHIMRPVHLNPDEAAEVFLDTRCRRAVGMHWGTFRLTDEPMGEPPLLLESALLAKRIPPESFLSGVVGKIIEIPRNIPI, from the coding sequence ATGAACCCGCGCTTTTCCAATCCCTGGCCGCACCCGAAGCATGGCTTGCGGGACGTGATCCGATGGAAGCTTGGGCTGGGTATCCGGGAACAGGCACGCCTGCCCGATGCTCCGGATACGCCCGCTCCCTGGGCTCCGCTCGATCCGGAGTCCATCGCCGGAGTTCCGCCGTCAGGCTGGCGGGCGGTTTGGCTGGGGCATGCCTCGTTTCTCATCCAGGGTTGCGGACTCTCGCTGCTCATCGATCCGGTCTTTTCAAATCACTGCGCCCCCCTTCCATTTCCGTCCTTGCGGAGGTTGATCCCCCCACCCTGCGCTCTCGGCGGCTTGCCGCGCATCGATGCGGTGCTGCTCACGCACTCCCATTACGACCACCTTGATCTGCCGACCTTGCGCGCTCTCGGCACCGGCACACCTCTGTTGGTTTCCGAAGGACACGGGAAATGGCTGAGAAAAAAAAGATTCCGTGAGGTGAACGAGATCGCCTGGCACGGGTCGCTTCCGCTCACTTCCGGCGTGAAGGCGACCGCCACCCCCGCCCAGCATTTCACGGCACGCAGCCCTTTCGATAGGGATCAAGCGCATTGGTGCGGCTGGCGTATCGACAGCCCGGAAGGGTCGCTATGGCATGCGGGTGACAGCGGGTATTGTGCGGGATTCCGCGGGATAGGCGAAACATACGGCGACGTGGATTTCGGCATGATCCCGATCGGTGCGTATCAGCCGCGGCATATCATGCGCCCCGTCCATCTCAATCCGGACGAGGCGGCGGAGGTTTTCCTCGATACCCGCTGCCGCCGTGCGGTGGGGATGCACTGGGGGACATTCCGGCTCACGGACGAACCGATGGGAGAGCCGCCGCTGCTGCTGGAAAGCGCCCTGCTCGCGAAGCGCATCCCGCCCGAGAGTTTCTTATCCGGAGTGGTGGGGAAAATCATCGAAATCCCCCGCAACATCCCTATTTGA
- a CDS encoding BamA/TamA family outer membrane protein: protein MRRFLQAMAVAHALALSAVGETEIDIQGMKSKSQSDVLRLMAGRLAYVRSKPATSWRAADAAFLVTEALRNDGFRAVKVTPRIEGSGRIVLTVDEGLRFSLGKVQITGDEDAESLAELFSVPAKRNESFGTGTPPFREEDLETGLSYVSQQLMAQGYWDAQAVLLKQDADSETGEVDITVAVDRGSRFRIGRPTVFSPDGRGVKRAATTWEPYIGRWASTENVNGLRAAMIEAFNSRGYPDADIRMERRLEGDRFYPEFEIRLGTRVRLLEIHSEGLERTSGRRVKQIMKSLEGEWYDEAAMNGKIRDLLGTGAFDSVRLETNEVARKRIDATLHFEEARAKEFSLAAGAGSFNGPLLRAGYADRNFHGELRGLSAGLELSGRGVLGELRLTNPWWRGTDVTSHQRLFSLIRGFDGYTTIETGVEAGWSWDVTEHYAMDLLLAYSFVTVSEKGLPPALLGETDYSHLRIAFTQKWDFRDNKVLPKDGWHLSIPIQIGAAVGDGAEPYSRFGLQGGWHHPLGKTYQLGIGGFANWVSPSGDIRDLPVDLRVFNGGARSVRSFPERELGPSFGGDPYGGDFSWAVNTELSRSIGGPATLVAFMDAGAVTGNYTGIREGGLEIAAGLGIRFDLPIGPVRLEYGHNLTKDAAEPGGTWHFAIGGTF from the coding sequence ATGAGACGTTTCCTACAGGCCATGGCCGTCGCCCACGCGCTTGCGCTTTCCGCAGTGGGCGAGACGGAGATCGATATCCAGGGGATGAAGAGCAAGAGTCAGAGCGATGTCCTCCGGCTCATGGCCGGCCGACTCGCCTATGTCCGCTCCAAGCCAGCGACAAGCTGGAGAGCGGCGGACGCGGCTTTCCTCGTGACGGAAGCACTCCGCAACGACGGCTTCAGGGCCGTGAAAGTGACCCCCCGCATCGAGGGATCAGGCCGCATCGTTCTGACGGTGGACGAGGGCCTGCGTTTCTCGCTGGGGAAGGTGCAGATCACCGGCGATGAGGATGCTGAGAGCCTCGCGGAGCTATTCTCGGTGCCTGCCAAAAGGAATGAGAGCTTCGGCACGGGCACGCCGCCCTTCCGCGAGGAGGATCTGGAAACAGGGCTTTCCTACGTTTCCCAGCAGCTCATGGCACAGGGCTACTGGGATGCGCAGGCGGTCTTGCTAAAACAGGATGCCGATTCGGAAACGGGCGAGGTGGACATCACCGTGGCGGTGGATCGCGGCTCTAGGTTCCGCATCGGGCGGCCCACGGTTTTCAGCCCGGACGGGCGAGGTGTGAAGCGGGCGGCCACCACCTGGGAGCCATACATCGGCCGGTGGGCGAGCACGGAAAATGTCAACGGCCTGCGCGCCGCGATGATAGAGGCTTTCAACAGCCGGGGCTATCCCGATGCGGATATCAGGATGGAACGGCGGCTGGAGGGAGACAGGTTCTATCCGGAGTTCGAGATCCGCCTTGGGACACGCGTAAGGCTGCTGGAAATCCACTCCGAAGGCCTCGAAAGGACGAGCGGAAGGCGCGTCAAGCAGATCATGAAATCCCTCGAGGGCGAGTGGTACGACGAGGCGGCGATGAACGGGAAGATCCGGGATCTGTTAGGCACCGGCGCCTTCGATTCCGTGCGCCTGGAGACCAACGAGGTGGCGAGGAAACGCATCGATGCGACACTTCACTTCGAGGAGGCAAGGGCAAAGGAGTTCAGCCTCGCGGCGGGCGCCGGATCATTCAACGGGCCGCTGCTGCGGGCGGGCTACGCCGATAGGAATTTCCACGGCGAACTGCGCGGCCTTTCCGCCGGGCTGGAGCTGAGCGGGCGCGGTGTGCTTGGCGAGCTCAGGCTAACGAACCCATGGTGGCGAGGCACGGACGTAACCTCCCACCAACGGCTCTTTTCCCTGATCCGCGGCTTCGACGGATACACCACCATCGAGACCGGCGTGGAGGCGGGATGGTCATGGGATGTGACAGAGCATTACGCGATGGATCTGCTGCTCGCGTATTCGTTCGTCACTGTATCCGAGAAGGGCCTGCCCCCTGCCCTGCTGGGAGAAACGGACTACAGCCACCTGCGGATCGCGTTCACACAGAAATGGGATTTCCGGGACAACAAGGTGCTGCCAAAGGACGGCTGGCATCTCAGCATCCCTATCCAGATCGGGGCGGCGGTGGGCGACGGGGCGGAGCCCTATTCGAGGTTCGGCCTGCAGGGCGGCTGGCACCATCCGCTGGGGAAAACCTATCAGCTCGGTATCGGCGGCTTTGCCAACTGGGTATCCCCATCCGGGGATATCCGGGACCTGCCGGTGGATCTGCGGGTTTTCAACGGCGGCGCCCGCAGCGTGCGCAGTTTCCCGGAAAGGGAGCTCGGCCCATCCTTCGGGGGCGATCCGTATGGCGGGGATTTCAGCTGGGCGGTGAATACCGAGCTGAGCCGCAGCATTGGCGGGCCGGCGACGCTGGTGGCCTTCATGGATGCGGGGGCGGTGACCGGGAATTACACCGGAATCCGGGAGGGCGGGCTGGAGATTGCGGCGGGGCTGGGGATACGCTTCGACCTGCCCATCGGCCCTGTGCGCCTGGAATACGGGCACAACCTAACCAAGGACGCCGCTGAGCCGGGCGGCACCTGGCACTTCGCCATCGGCGGGACTTTCTAA
- a CDS encoding arylsulfatase codes for MNNAMIRTLALCICLAPLLRATEKPNILVILTDDLGYSDLGCYGSEIETPNLDRLAANGLRFSQFYNTAKCHSSRVSLLTGRWCIQAGDTSMKKAVTIPEILAPAGYSTAMTGKWHLDKEPTDFGFQRYFGHLSGATNYYTGDNTFRLNGEKWDVPKEGFYTTAANVDYGLRFIAEARKEKKPWFLYIAFNAPHAPLQPLKQDYEKYRHRYEGGWDEMNTSRFAKQKEVGLLPADTKPSPRPDHIPAWDSLSPEIRDWESRRMAALAGMIDRVDRETGRIIADLEAKGELENTLIVFLSDNGACPYDRRNVGKDEEPYLPGTKWSDSTGWAWARNTPFRYYKQNQFEGGISSPAVFHWPAGIKAPKGSVTDTPAHLVDLLPTLAEIAGAEIPASYPGREPTPLAGISLVPILAGGRVESRPPIHLLFGSDRGLRDGDWKLVSFKSLPWELYDMSKDRTELNNLASKQPERVAVMAKAWHEIAKETMGMDAKPVASEDKPKTNAEWSDYSGRKTPKRKK; via the coding sequence ATGAATAACGCCATGATCCGAACCCTCGCACTTTGTATCTGCCTCGCCCCGTTACTCCGCGCCACGGAGAAGCCCAACATCCTCGTCATCCTCACCGACGACCTCGGCTATTCCGACCTCGGCTGCTACGGAAGCGAGATCGAAACCCCGAACCTCGACCGCTTAGCCGCCAACGGCCTGCGTTTCTCGCAGTTCTACAACACCGCGAAGTGCCACTCCTCGCGCGTCAGCCTGCTCACCGGTCGCTGGTGCATCCAGGCGGGGGACACCTCGATGAAAAAGGCAGTCACGATTCCCGAAATCCTCGCGCCCGCCGGTTACTCCACCGCGATGACCGGGAAATGGCACCTCGACAAGGAGCCCACCGATTTCGGTTTCCAGCGATATTTCGGACACCTCTCCGGCGCCACCAACTACTACACCGGCGACAACACCTTCCGCCTCAACGGCGAGAAATGGGATGTGCCCAAGGAAGGCTTCTACACCACCGCAGCCAACGTCGATTACGGTTTGCGTTTCATCGCAGAGGCGCGCAAGGAGAAGAAACCGTGGTTCCTCTACATCGCCTTCAACGCACCGCATGCGCCGCTACAGCCGTTGAAGCAGGATTATGAAAAATACCGCCACCGTTACGAAGGCGGCTGGGACGAGATGAACACCTCGCGCTTTGCGAAACAGAAAGAGGTGGGGCTGCTGCCCGCCGACACCAAACCCTCACCGCGCCCCGACCACATCCCGGCATGGGATTCGCTCTCCCCGGAGATCCGCGATTGGGAATCCCGGCGAATGGCTGCGCTTGCCGGAATGATCGACCGCGTGGATCGCGAGACCGGTCGCATCATCGCCGATCTTGAGGCCAAGGGCGAACTCGAAAACACGCTCATCGTTTTCCTCTCAGACAACGGTGCATGCCCCTACGACCGCCGGAACGTAGGGAAGGATGAGGAACCCTATCTGCCCGGGACGAAATGGAGCGACAGCACCGGCTGGGCATGGGCGCGCAACACCCCGTTCCGCTACTACAAGCAGAACCAGTTCGAAGGAGGCATCAGCTCCCCTGCCGTTTTCCACTGGCCAGCGGGGATCAAGGCTCCCAAAGGCTCGGTCACGGATACGCCCGCCCACCTGGTCGATCTGCTGCCCACCCTCGCGGAAATCGCCGGAGCGGAAATCCCCGCCTCCTACCCCGGCCGCGAACCGACCCCGCTCGCCGGAATCTCCCTTGTCCCCATACTTGCCGGAGGGAGAGTGGAAAGCCGCCCGCCCATCCATCTCCTCTTCGGCTCCGACCGCGGCCTCCGCGATGGCGACTGGAAACTCGTCTCCTTCAAAAGCCTGCCTTGGGAGCTTTACGACATGTCCAAAGACCGCACGGAGCTCAACAACCTCGCGTCGAAACAGCCCGAACGCGTCGCCGTCATGGCGAAGGCCTGGCATGAAATCGCTAAGGAGACCATGGGCATGGATGCCAAGCCAGTTGCCTCCGAGGACAAGCCGAAGACCAACGCCGAATGGTCAGACTACTCCGGCAGGAAGACGCCGAAGAGGAAGAAGTGA
- a CDS encoding low molecular weight phosphotyrosine protein phosphatase: MKRVLFICMGNICRSPAAEIVFRKMVGGAGLDAGFEIDSAGTIGYHKGSPPDPRMAAHLAKRGYVVEGRSRQLTADDLRDFDILLTMDEENLADTLALDPSGNFHHKVKPFVGFLEEHEASQIPDPYYGGNRGFARVIDLLEDGCRVLLERLAQRED, from the coding sequence ATGAAACGCGTCCTCTTCATCTGCATGGGCAACATCTGCCGCTCCCCCGCCGCCGAGATCGTGTTCCGGAAAATGGTGGGCGGGGCGGGCTTGGATGCGGGCTTCGAGATCGATTCCGCAGGTACGATAGGATACCACAAAGGCAGCCCGCCCGATCCGAGGATGGCCGCCCATCTGGCGAAAAGGGGCTACGTGGTGGAAGGCCGGTCTCGTCAACTGACGGCCGATGACCTGCGCGATTTCGACATCCTCCTGACCATGGATGAGGAGAATCTCGCGGACACCCTCGCACTCGATCCCTCAGGAAATTTCCACCACAAGGTGAAGCCCTTCGTGGGTTTCCTGGAAGAACACGAGGCCTCGCAGATCCCCGACCCTTACTACGGCGGCAACCGCGGATTCGCGCGGGTGATCGACCTGCTGGAGGACGGTTGCCGTGTGTTGCTGGAGAGGCTCGCGCAAAGAGAGGACTGA
- a CDS encoding 3-deoxy-7-phosphoheptulonate synthase has translation MTKHRTDDLRISGINPLISPAVLAYYLPINEQAATVVHTARTEADAILNLTDDRLLAIVGPCSIHDPDAALEYASKLKAEADRHAKELCIIMRVYFEKPRTTVGWKGLINDPHLNDSFDINQGLRVARKLLLDLANMGVAAGTEFLDTISPQYFADLIAWGAIGARTTESQIHRELASGLSMPVGFKNGTGGSIQLALDAILSASRPHHFLSVTKQGVSAIVSTAGNTSCHLILRGGKTGPNYSAENIAAVEAMLTEQNLPLSVMVDCSHGNSNKDYRNQPLVAGDIARQIAAGSRTITSVMIESNLVEGNQKLNPDLTKLTRGQSVTDACINWDDTVQVLDTLAEAVRKRRG, from the coding sequence GTGACCAAGCACCGCACCGACGACCTTCGCATCTCCGGCATCAATCCGCTCATCTCCCCTGCGGTTCTCGCCTATTACCTGCCCATCAACGAGCAGGCCGCCACCGTGGTCCATACCGCCCGCACCGAGGCGGATGCCATACTTAACCTTACGGATGACCGCCTGCTCGCCATCGTCGGCCCATGCTCGATCCATGACCCCGACGCCGCGCTCGAATACGCCTCAAAACTGAAGGCCGAGGCAGACCGCCACGCCAAGGAACTCTGCATCATCATGCGCGTCTATTTCGAGAAACCGCGCACCACCGTCGGCTGGAAAGGCCTCATCAACGATCCCCACCTCAACGATTCCTTCGATATCAACCAAGGCCTCCGCGTCGCCCGGAAGCTCCTGCTCGACCTCGCCAACATGGGCGTCGCCGCAGGCACCGAGTTCCTCGACACGATCTCCCCGCAATACTTCGCGGATCTCATCGCATGGGGAGCCATAGGCGCACGCACCACTGAATCCCAGATCCACCGCGAACTCGCCTCCGGCCTCTCCATGCCGGTCGGTTTCAAGAACGGCACCGGCGGCTCCATCCAGCTCGCGCTCGACGCCATCCTCTCCGCCTCCCGCCCCCACCATTTCCTCTCGGTCACCAAACAGGGCGTCTCCGCCATCGTCTCCACCGCCGGCAACACCTCCTGCCACCTCATCCTGCGCGGCGGAAAAACCGGCCCGAACTACTCGGCGGAGAACATCGCCGCCGTCGAGGCCATGCTCACCGAGCAGAACCTGCCGCTCTCCGTGATGGTCGATTGCTCGCACGGCAACTCGAACAAGGACTACCGCAACCAGCCGCTCGTCGCCGGTGACATCGCCCGCCAGATCGCCGCCGGATCGCGCACGATCACCTCGGTGATGATCGAGTCGAACCTCGTCGAGGGAAACCAGAAGCTGAACCCCGATCTGACAAAACTCACCCGCGGCCAGTCCGTCACCGACGCCTGCATCAACTGGGACGACACCGTGCAAGTGCTCGACACCCTCGCCGAAGCCGTCCGCAAACGCCGCGGCTAA